In one Carassius carassius chromosome 14, fCarCar2.1, whole genome shotgun sequence genomic region, the following are encoded:
- the LOC132157369 gene encoding endothelial PAS domain-containing protein 1-like: MTAEKEKKRCTSERRKEKSRDAARCRRSKETEVFYELARQLPLPHSVSSHLDKASIMRLAISYLRTRKLLTSGCATATETTDVDRLMDSWYLKSLGGFISVVTSDGDMVFLSENINKIIGLTQVELTGQSIFDFTHPCDHEEIRENLSLKAGMGKKGKELSTERDFFMRMKCTVTNRGRTVNLKSANWKVLHCTGHLKVCNGCPAQVLCGFKEPPLACVVMMCEPIAHPSNIDTPLDSKTFLSRHNMDMKFTYCDDRVTELMGYSPEDLLGRSAYEFYHALDSDSVTKSHQNLCTKGQAVSGQYRMLAKNGGYVWVETQGTVIYNSRNSQPQCIVCVNYVLSDVEEKSMIFSVDQTESLFKPQHLNRFFSPCKGGGGLGSEPGEVLFTKLKEEPEDLTQLAPTPGDTIISLDFGNPQYEEHPMYSKVSAVSRSVHDGHKTSFAGDMAKMSSTFSVLQAPPASSSTPSLSSCSTPSSPGDYYTSVDSDLKVELTEKLFSLDTQETKTPCNQETDLSDLDLETLAPYIPMDGEDFQLNPICPEEPSSEIGALGTNQQSFSNITSLLQPLSSPSAAHFQPNMSSGGDKQSIGGGSVGSWPSVPYSRGPMQMPPYHDPASTPLSSMGGRQNLQWPPDPPLHSKAGMMDPLAAKRSCQTVPANRMPPYMQRPMENFVQKYRDISPARLALANSFKRSFTQMTMNEPPPTKSQHTVWKRLHNESCAVMDRKSLSTSALSDKGMAPNGGMDHQQRKTQCSGNPAGQVTKRFREECCNYREFNMQPSSKMDGIASRLIGSSFGTYSLPELTRYDCEVNVPLQGNLYLLQGSDLLRALDQAT; encoded by the exons ATGACAGcggagaaagagaagaaaag GTGCACCTCAGAGAGGCGTAAGGAGAAATCTCGAGACGCAGCGCGCTGCAGGCGCAGTAAGGAGACGGAGGTATTTTATGAGCTGGCCCGCCAGCTGCCTCTCCCACACAGCGTCAGCTCACATCTGGATAAAGCCTCCATCATGAGACTAGCCATCAGCTACCTGCGCACACGCAAACTCCTCACCTCAG GTTGTGCTACTGCCACAGAGACGACAGACGtagacagactgatggacagtTGGTATCTGAAGTCACTGGGTGGCTTCATTAGCGTGGTAACATCAGATGGAGACATGGTCTTCTTGTCAGAGAACATCAACAAAATCATTGGTCTCACACAG GTGGAACTCACAGGGCAAAGCATCTTTGATTTCACTCACCCCTGCGACCACGAGGAGATCCGCGAGAATCTCAGCCTCAAAGCCG GCATGGGAAAGAAGGGCAAGGAGCTGAGCACAGAGAGGGATTTCTTCATGAGAATGAAATGCACAGTCACAAATCGCGGGCGCACAGTCAACCTCAAGTCAGCTAACTGGAAG GTGCTGCACTGCACAGGGCACCTGAAGGTGTGTAACGGCTGTCCCGCACAAGTGCTGTGTGGATTCAAAGAGCCTCCGCTCGCCTGTGTGGTCATGATGTGTGAGCCCATCGCCCATCCATCAAACATCGACACACCCCTCGACAGCAAGACCTTCCTGAGTCGCCACAACATGGACATGAAGTTTACTTACTGTGATGACAG AGTCACTGAGTTGATGGGTTACAGTCCTGAAGATCTTCTGGGCCGATCGGCGTATGAGTTCTATCATGCTCTGGACTCCGACAGCGTCACCAAAAGCCACCAGAACC TGTGCACTAAGGGCCAGGCAGTGAGCGGTCAGTACAGGATGTTGGCTAAGAATGGAGGCTATGTGTGGGTGGAGACCCAGGGTACCGTCATCTACAACAGTCGCAACTCTCAGCCCCAGTGCATTGTGTGCGTGAACTACGTGCTGAG TGATGTTGAGGAGAAGTCTATGATCTTCTCTGTGGACCAGACCGAGTCTCTGTTCAAGCCTCAGCACTTGAACCGTTTCTTCAGTCCATGCAAAGGAGGCGGAGGCCTGGGCAGTGAGCCAGGAGAAGTGCTCTTCACCAAACTCAAAGAGGAGCCTGAGGATCTCACCCAGCTGGCACCTACACCTGGTGACACCATCATCTCTCTTGACTTTG GTAACCCCCAGTATGAGGAGCACCCGATGTACAGCAAAGTGTCTGCTGTCTCTCGCTCTGTTCATGATGGCCACAAGACGAGCTTCGCTGGAGACATGGCCAAGATGAGCAGCACTTTCTCAGTGCTTCAGGCTCCACCGGCCAGCAGCTCAACTCCCAGCCTGAGCAGCTGCTCTACA CCCAGCAGTCCTGGAGATTACTACACCTCAGTGGACAGTGACCTGAAGGTGGAGCTGACCGAGAAACTGTTTTCCTTGGACACACAAGAGACAAAGACTCCCTGCAACCAAGAG ACCGACCTGAGTGATCTGGACCTGGAGACTCTGGCTCCCTACATCCCCATGGATGGTGAGGACTTCCAGCTCAATCCCATCTGCCCAGAGGAGCCGTCATCTGAGATCGGGGCCCTGGGAACCAACCAGCAGAGCTTCAGCAACATCACAAGCCTCTTGCAACCCTTGAGTTCCCCGTCAGCAGCCCACTTCCAGCCCAACATGAGTTCAGGAGGGGACAAGCAGAGCATCGGCGGAGGCTCTGTGGGGTCCTGGCCATCTGTACCCTACAGCAGGGGTCCCATGCAGATGCCTCCCTACCATGATCCCGCCAGCACCCCGCTGTCCTCTATGGGAGGCCGTCAGAATCTGCAGTGGCCGCCTGACCCTCCGTTACACAGCAAGGCTGGGATGATGGATCCTTTAGCTGCAAAGCGCTCTTGCCAAACTGTGCCAGCAAATCGAATGCCGCCTTACATGCAAAG GCCCATGGAGAACTTTGTGCAGAAGTACAGAGATATAAGTCCAGCTCGACTTGCTCTCGCTAACAGTTTCAAGCGCTCGTTCACACAGATGACAATG AATGAGCCGCCTCCCACAAAATCCCAACACACAGTGTGGAAGAGACTTCATAATGAGAGCTGTGCCGTGATGGACAGAAAATCACTCAGCACCAGCGCTTTGTCAG ACAAAGGCATGGCCCCTAATGGAGGCATGGACCACCAGCAAAGGAAGACCCAGTGTTCAGGGAATCCGGCCGGACAAGTGACAAAGCGCTTTAGAGAAGAATGCTGTAACTACAGAGAGTTCAACATGCAGCCTTCCTCCAAGATGGATG GAATCGCGAGTCGTCTTATCGGGTCCTCCTTCGGGACCTACTCTCTGCCTGAACTGACACGTTACGACTG